The region TCGCATAGGCTTGCCATTTCATCAGGGATGCTATGTACAACGATTCGTCACGTGGAGGGTTTTCTCCGGCAGCAATGGATGCCAAGTCTCCAAACGAAAATGCGTTTGCAGACATGACAGCAAGGCCTGCGCCTAGTAGTCCTGCGATAAGTATGAAGGCGACAGCACATGCCGGCGACAGTGGACTGCGAATCACAATATCGTCCGTTGATTTAGCTTCCTCTGAATCAGTTACTTGTGGCACGATCGATTCCGTCTCAAAGTCTAAGGGGCTCTTTCGCGAAATGGTCTGTTCCGCACTGTGTTCCATTCAATTGCGGATTTCGACAAAGACTCAGGCACAAGCAAGCGTTACAAAATAGCGTAGGAGCGTTTCCGCCGTTTTCTTTTCGCTCGCGTGGCTTATTTTGAGGCTTTCTCGCGATTCTTTTGGTCGTACCGCTCGACGGCCTCTGGGCCGTACTGTAGCTGGAGCCGCAGTCGACGCGCTTCTTTGTCACGACCAGACATCCCGGGTGGATCAACCATCTGTTCTTCCAAGGTTGCTTCCCACTTTTCATCTTGCTTATCTAGGACTTCTTCGGACGGTCCACATCCCGAAAGCAAAATGAGAGTCAGTAAACTTGATGCAAGAGTTCTCATAGAAGTATTTCTTGGTGTAACGAGAGAAGCATCAGTGTGCCTACTCGCTAGACGATAGACCCCTGACAATTTCTAGCCACCGTGGACTCAATAAAGATCACCACACGAGGTCGGGCGGGTTTTCATTTGGCATCGCAAGTGATCATCTCTTTGGAAATGGCCACTTTCAATGCACGGAACTTGTAGTTCGGCCTAATACTCGCCTAAGACCATTCCGTCATTCCGCGAGCCAAGTGCCCACCAGGTGATCGTGTCGAGCGTTTCGGCGACAAATCGTACCGAACCATCTCCCAGTAGAACGTTGACACCTCCTGGGTGAGCGCTACTCGCGGATGCTCCACTGTCGCCGTCCCACTCGTGGACTTTGTCCGCCCAACCCCCGCCACCGCCGATATCGAAATAGCACGCTCGCGTATTTGGCGTCATCAGGTGATTGTAGGACATCACTGAACCGTAGTGCGCGTCCAGCCAGCGAGCCCCGATGCTCGTTGAGAGAGAATCGCGTTTCTCGATAGGAAGGCTCATGCACACATCTCTGAGTGCGGGCAAAGTTTCGGGGCCGGTATCTGATGGCCCTTCATAGATAACTCGAGTATCGGGTACGCTTGCGTCCAAGTAGAGCGCTCCGTCATTCTTCAAAAATTCGCTGTACGCAGCCGTATTACTCAGGCCATCAGTTACGTCGCGTGGCTTGAGTTTAATGGTAGGGTCGCCCTTTGCTGCGGCACTATTGGATGAGTTGAAGTTGTAGTCAATTCCCAGCATTCCGTTCGGCTTGGGCCATTCATTTGCTGACATGGCACGCTCACCGTTCACTCCCGTGGCATTTCGCGGCCAGCCAAAATTTCCCACGTAGTTCACATCTCCATAGGTACCAAACCACCCGTGCGTACTTTGCACTGGATCCGAAGGGCACAGAAACGTCGGAACGGTCGTTTTGGCGATTTCCATATGGGCAGCGGAAAAGTCTCCCCACCATGCCTCTTCGGCAGGCAAATGTTGGGCAAGTGCCGGGTCCAGACTGTGCAAGATCCGATACAGAGATGTGTTGTATTTCCCCGAAGGCGAGTTGCCTGGAAACGAATCGTAAATGTCCAGATGATTATGCATGGCCAACCCGATTTGCTTCAGGTTG is a window of Bremerella sp. TYQ1 DNA encoding:
- a CDS encoding DUF1559 domain-containing protein, encoding MRFSFRHDRKRANLQVGFTLVELLVVIAIIGILMSLLLPAVQQAREAARRMQCTNNLKQIGLAMHNHLDIYDSFPGNSPSGKYNTSLYRILHSLDPALAQHLPAEEAWWGDFSAAHMEIAKTTVPTFLCPSDPVQSTHGWFGTYGDVNYVGNFGWPRNATGVNGERAMSANEWPKPNGMLGIDYNFNSSNSAAAKGDPTIKLKPRDVTDGLSNTAAYSEFLKNDGALYLDASVPDTRVIYEGPSDTGPETLPALRDVCMSLPIEKRDSLSTSIGARWLDAHYGSVMSYNHLMTPNTRACYFDIGGGGGWADKVHEWDGDSGASASSAHPGGVNVLLGDGSVRFVAETLDTITWWALGSRNDGMVLGEY